From a single Sinomonas atrocyanea genomic region:
- a CDS encoding cupin domain-containing protein produces the protein MSAPIFHTATDRALAEPFAVGRVQWLRKPGDGERPELSGGLWTVTPEDAPETFDLIFDEDETLYIVEGHLRIEVIGGETFDLTDGSMASFNKGAKTRWTVVKPTTEFFVYS, from the coding sequence ATGAGCGCCCCCATCTTCCACACAGCCACCGACCGCGCGCTGGCCGAGCCCTTCGCGGTGGGCCGCGTCCAGTGGCTCCGCAAGCCGGGCGACGGCGAGCGGCCTGAGCTCTCCGGCGGGCTCTGGACCGTGACGCCCGAGGACGCGCCGGAGACGTTCGACCTCATCTTCGACGAGGACGAGACGCTCTACATCGTCGAGGGCCACCTGCGCATCGAGGTGATCGGCGGCGAGACCTTCGACCTCACCGACGGGAGCATGGCCTCGTTCAACAAGGGGGCAAAGACGCGCTGGACCGTGGTCAAGCCGACCACCGAGTTCTTCGTCTACAGCTGA
- a CDS encoding flavin monoamine oxidase family protein has product MQNTSDVIVIGAGFAGLVAARELGRKGLSVQILEARDRIAGRTWLEPRMGRTLELGGTWVHWSQPHVWAELTRYGIGVVTAPEFEKAYWHADGRLHAGTPDELMAILDGPNRSFLAPSRQLIPLPYEPLSNPAVKEADQLTVAEKIDELGLDTVADELMRSFWALNFNGRIQDAAYTQALRWAAAAFHEWPVMFETCATYKVQGGTQALARAILDDSGATLTLNTPVAQVRHDEKGAVAVGRDGTEYTARAMVVTVPLHTLDGIRFEPELSAGKREAAERGQLGLGAKLWVKVKGRHERFVAMGPQEWPLNFVQAEYLDAESTTLVAFGPDGRAVDVEDAAAAQEILRRWIPEIEVLEVSGHSWVEDEYARETWPMHRAGYLSESLSELQRPEGRIHLAGSDYANGWGGFIDGAIESGLTAARNITEQLHIRQRQQAANPARWAG; this is encoded by the coding sequence ATGCAGAACACCTCAGACGTCATCGTCATCGGCGCCGGCTTCGCCGGCCTCGTCGCAGCCCGCGAGCTGGGACGGAAGGGCCTGAGCGTCCAGATCCTCGAGGCCCGCGACCGCATCGCCGGCCGGACTTGGCTCGAGCCTCGGATGGGCCGCACCCTCGAACTCGGCGGGACCTGGGTCCACTGGAGCCAGCCCCATGTCTGGGCAGAGCTCACCCGCTACGGCATCGGCGTGGTCACGGCCCCGGAGTTCGAGAAGGCCTACTGGCATGCCGACGGCAGGCTCCACGCGGGCACGCCGGATGAGCTGATGGCGATCCTCGATGGGCCGAACCGCAGTTTCCTCGCCCCGTCCCGGCAGCTCATCCCCCTGCCGTACGAGCCGCTCTCCAACCCGGCGGTGAAGGAGGCGGACCAGCTGACTGTCGCCGAGAAGATCGACGAACTCGGCCTCGACACGGTCGCGGACGAGCTCATGCGCAGCTTCTGGGCCCTGAACTTCAACGGTCGCATCCAGGATGCCGCCTACACTCAGGCCCTCCGCTGGGCCGCGGCCGCCTTCCATGAGTGGCCCGTCATGTTCGAGACCTGCGCGACCTACAAGGTCCAAGGCGGCACCCAGGCCCTCGCCCGGGCCATCCTCGACGACAGTGGCGCAACGCTGACGCTCAACACCCCCGTCGCACAGGTGCGCCACGACGAGAAGGGGGCCGTCGCCGTCGGACGCGACGGCACCGAGTACACCGCCCGGGCCATGGTCGTGACCGTGCCCCTGCACACCCTGGACGGCATCCGCTTCGAGCCGGAGCTCTCCGCCGGCAAGCGGGAGGCCGCCGAGCGCGGACAGCTCGGCCTCGGGGCCAAGCTCTGGGTCAAGGTCAAGGGCCGCCACGAGCGCTTCGTGGCCATGGGCCCCCAGGAGTGGCCGCTGAACTTCGTCCAGGCCGAGTACCTCGATGCCGAGAGCACCACGCTCGTGGCCTTCGGCCCGGACGGGCGCGCGGTCGACGTCGAGGACGCCGCAGCCGCCCAGGAGATCCTGCGCCGGTGGATTCCCGAGATCGAGGTCCTCGAGGTCTCCGGCCACAGCTGGGTCGAGGACGAGTATGCCCGGGAGACCTGGCCCATGCACCGTGCCGGCTACCTCTCCGAGAGCCTGTCCGAGCTCCAGCGTCCCGAGGGCCGGATCCACCTCGCCGGGTCCGACTACGCCAACGGCTGGGGCGGATTCATCGACGGCGCCATCGAGAGCGGGCTCACCGCAGCCCGGAACATCACCGAGCAGCTCCACATCCGGCAGCGGCAACAGGCCGCCAACCCGGCCCGGTGGGCAGGCTAG
- a CDS encoding TetR/AcrR family transcriptional regulator, producing MSREKRQPSHGEGREALLEAAVRVGARRGLRGLTFRAVAEEAGLNNSLIAHHFGTRDRLLAAALEWTVDRLISAADLSEYATDSTAFREALVRNVLSQPDIEIFQFEMVIEATRRPELQDAVRKLYGRYVAALAAGRAALGAEDNPGLNLAMFAALDGLTLQYFCRAITAEQLSEAVEALGVAVGTPSGTRD from the coding sequence GTGAGCCGCGAGAAACGACAGCCCAGCCACGGCGAGGGCAGGGAGGCGCTCCTCGAGGCCGCTGTGCGGGTGGGAGCCCGCAGGGGCCTGCGCGGGCTGACCTTCCGCGCCGTGGCAGAGGAAGCCGGCCTGAACAACAGCCTCATCGCGCACCACTTCGGCACCCGGGACCGCCTGCTCGCCGCAGCCCTGGAATGGACCGTCGACCGGCTGATCAGTGCCGCGGACCTCAGTGAGTACGCCACTGACTCCACTGCCTTCCGCGAGGCCCTCGTACGGAACGTCCTGTCCCAACCGGACATCGAGATCTTCCAGTTCGAGATGGTCATCGAGGCGACGCGGAGGCCCGAGCTCCAGGACGCCGTCCGCAAGCTGTACGGCCGGTACGTGGCAGCCCTGGCGGCAGGCCGCGCTGCCCTCGGGGCCGAGGACAACCCCGGCCTGAACCTGGCCATGTTCGCCGCCCTGGACGGGCTCACACTGCAGTACTTCTGCAGGGCGATCACCGCGGAACAGCTCTCGGAGGCGGTCGAGGCCCTGGGTGTCGCGGTCGGCACCCCCTCTGGGACACGCGACTAG
- a CDS encoding APC family permease, with protein MSNTQHEVVVPPSVGETRLKSNSLGFIGIAFFVVSAAAPMAAFVGASPVIFSVMGPGVPLVYVLVALVIAIFAVGYLKMSRHIVSAGGFVAYISRGLGRHAATGAAGIVIVTYVSLQVGLWAQFAVFAQQLASRLFGLDLPVWGWVLAFLIITTALTMRGVDLNLRILGVLLVLEIIAIAALVIGIVAGSGGKDMSLVSFAPSQLVQPGLGVAVLFVFACFTTFEATTVFAEEAREPRRTIPRALFAVIVFVGIFYTVATWAVSVAVGPDKVQDAATNDLAGIIFSVAAKYVGPWLDITMQVLVVSSFIAMLIGVQNMFSRYVFALARGGALPRQLSRVSKKAQVPATAALVNGIVIAVILMAFLWSGADPIVIVFSWFVALGTVGFIVMMGFASVSILVFFIREKLERGFWSTRVAPAAAIVLMVTVLVIAIANYDAMLSGDGSIARQLLWFIPFAFAGGAVLPLVKKDIDFDRIATAGG; from the coding sequence GTGAGCAATACCCAGCACGAGGTCGTGGTGCCGCCGTCCGTCGGCGAGACACGACTGAAGTCCAACAGCCTCGGCTTCATCGGAATCGCCTTCTTCGTGGTCTCCGCCGCGGCGCCAATGGCGGCGTTCGTCGGTGCGAGCCCGGTGATCTTCTCCGTCATGGGCCCGGGCGTCCCGCTCGTCTACGTCCTGGTCGCCCTCGTGATCGCAATCTTCGCGGTCGGCTACCTGAAGATGAGCCGCCACATCGTCAGCGCGGGGGGCTTCGTCGCCTACATCTCGCGCGGCCTCGGGCGGCACGCGGCCACCGGCGCGGCAGGGATCGTGATCGTCACCTACGTCTCGCTCCAGGTGGGCCTGTGGGCCCAGTTCGCGGTGTTCGCACAGCAGCTCGCCTCGCGCCTGTTCGGCCTCGACCTCCCGGTGTGGGGGTGGGTGCTGGCATTCCTCATCATCACTACGGCGCTCACCATGCGCGGGGTGGACCTGAACCTGCGCATCCTCGGGGTGCTGCTGGTCCTGGAGATCATCGCCATCGCGGCCCTGGTCATCGGGATCGTCGCGGGATCGGGCGGCAAGGACATGTCGCTGGTGAGCTTTGCCCCGTCACAGCTCGTCCAGCCCGGACTCGGCGTGGCCGTGCTGTTCGTCTTCGCCTGCTTCACGACCTTCGAGGCCACGACCGTCTTCGCCGAGGAAGCCCGCGAGCCCCGCCGCACCATTCCCCGCGCGCTGTTCGCCGTGATCGTCTTCGTCGGGATCTTCTACACGGTGGCAACATGGGCCGTCAGCGTGGCGGTCGGCCCGGACAAGGTCCAGGACGCAGCGACGAACGACCTGGCCGGCATCATCTTCTCGGTCGCCGCCAAGTACGTCGGACCGTGGCTGGACATCACGATGCAGGTCCTGGTTGTCTCGAGCTTCATCGCGATGCTCATCGGGGTGCAGAACATGTTCTCCCGCTACGTCTTCGCCCTCGCACGCGGAGGGGCACTGCCCAGGCAGCTCTCACGGGTCTCGAAGAAGGCCCAGGTCCCCGCCACTGCTGCGCTGGTGAACGGCATCGTGATCGCCGTGATCCTCATGGCCTTCCTCTGGTCCGGAGCAGACCCGATCGTGATCGTCTTCTCCTGGTTCGTCGCCCTGGGCACCGTGGGCTTCATCGTCATGATGGGCTTCGCCTCCGTCTCCATCCTCGTCTTCTTCATCCGCGAGAAGCTCGAGCGCGGATTCTGGAGCACCCGGGTCGCCCCCGCCGCCGCGATCGTGCTCATGGTCACCGTCCTGGTGATCGCCATCGCGAACTACGACGCGATGCTCTCCGGCGACGGCTCCATCGCCAGGCAGCTGCTGTGGTTCATCCCCTTCGCCTTCGCCGGCGGGGCGGTCCTTCCCCTGGTCAAGAAGGACATCGACTTCGACCGCATCGCCACGGCGGGCGGCTGA
- a CDS encoding MoaF C-terminal domain-containing protein — translation MSTTPQQLAPTEQGYVPTDQWPDVTVMLDGFGEPTLPASDSLEGAPLEVRFENGWTIEHTFADGQITWTITDGEGAGQSGTHPYRAVEVRPGIFFVDFVKGDGAHSSDVSMVIDQSDGRVTVADSSFVDRDGKVRMHTEILSGRVAGTGEIEPRRRTSELVGKRIYYRYSPTEHYEHIYLNSGTFVWHCVKGGEVGLADADPIQVFELADGIVILHWSETVMPVESIVVIDLANKRSIGRMFCWDGPTLDTVHLPFDSQFTILEDTAYPAE, via the coding sequence ATGTCGACCACCCCCCAGCAGCTCGCCCCGACCGAACAGGGCTACGTCCCCACGGACCAGTGGCCCGACGTCACCGTGATGCTCGACGGCTTCGGCGAGCCCACCCTGCCGGCCAGCGACAGCCTCGAGGGAGCACCCCTCGAGGTCCGCTTCGAGAACGGCTGGACGATCGAGCACACGTTCGCCGACGGACAGATCACCTGGACGATCACCGACGGTGAGGGCGCCGGGCAGTCGGGCACCCACCCCTACCGCGCCGTCGAGGTCCGCCCGGGCATCTTCTTCGTCGACTTCGTCAAGGGCGACGGCGCCCACTCCAGCGATGTCTCCATGGTCATCGACCAGTCGGACGGACGGGTGACCGTCGCGGACTCCTCCTTCGTCGACCGCGACGGCAAGGTCCGCATGCACACCGAGATCCTCTCCGGCCGCGTCGCCGGCACCGGCGAGATCGAGCCCCGCCGGCGGACCAGCGAACTCGTCGGCAAGCGGATCTACTACCGCTACAGCCCGACCGAGCACTACGAGCACATCTACCTCAACTCCGGCACCTTCGTCTGGCACTGCGTCAAGGGCGGCGAAGTGGGCCTCGCCGACGCAGACCCCATCCAGGTCTTCGAGCTCGCCGACGGCATCGTCATCCTCCACTGGAGCGAGACCGTCATGCCCGTCGAGTCGATCGTCGTCATCGACCTGGCCAACAAGCGCTCCATCGGCCGGATGTTCTGCTGGGACGGCCCGACCCTGGACACCGTCCACCTGCCCTTCGACAGCCAGTTCACCATCCTCGAGGACACCGCCTACCCGGCCGAATGA
- a CDS encoding aldehyde dehydrogenase family protein, which yields MTTTTSSILDAITVPEGHGRPIPDAATRETIGHAPVHGLDDLEAAIAAARESQPAWNALGHAERSRILNAIADDLEANLEELARILSREQGKPLDGPNARFEVGACAVWTRNAANTVLEPEVVFEAGAARSEVHYDALGVVGAIGPWNWPMMITVWQIAPSLRMGNTVVAKPSSFTPLSVLALAEIFNRHLPQGVLTVVSGDREVGAAIAAHRGLDKIMFTGSTEAGRKIVASSAQNLARLTLELGGNDAGIVLPGTDVTGIAENLFWGCFINTGQTCAALKRLYVHDSVYDDVVEALAELARALPMGPGLQDGNVLGPLQNQSQFDIVKDLVDDARARGARIVAGGEPAPELGPLFYKATVVADIEDGARLVDEEQFGPAIPVIRYTDVDDAIRRANASEQGLGASVWSDDLDAAVAVAKLVQAGTVWINQHGTLNPDVPFGGTKQSGYGQEFGVAGLKAVAAPKVISR from the coding sequence ATGACCACCACGACGTCGTCGATCCTCGACGCCATCACCGTCCCCGAAGGCCACGGCCGCCCCATCCCCGATGCAGCGACCCGCGAGACCATCGGCCATGCCCCCGTCCACGGGCTCGACGACCTCGAGGCAGCGATCGCCGCCGCCCGGGAATCCCAGCCGGCCTGGAACGCCCTCGGTCACGCAGAGCGGTCCCGCATCCTCAACGCCATCGCGGACGACCTCGAGGCCAACCTCGAAGAACTCGCCCGCATCCTCTCCCGCGAGCAGGGCAAGCCCCTCGACGGACCGAACGCCCGCTTCGAGGTCGGCGCCTGCGCAGTGTGGACCCGCAACGCCGCGAACACCGTCCTCGAACCCGAGGTCGTCTTCGAGGCAGGCGCCGCCCGCTCCGAGGTGCACTACGACGCCCTCGGCGTCGTCGGGGCCATCGGACCGTGGAACTGGCCGATGATGATCACGGTCTGGCAGATCGCCCCCTCCCTGCGCATGGGCAACACGGTCGTGGCCAAGCCGAGCAGCTTCACCCCTCTGTCCGTCCTGGCCCTCGCCGAGATCTTCAACCGCCACCTGCCCCAGGGCGTCCTCACCGTGGTGTCCGGCGACCGGGAGGTCGGCGCCGCGATCGCCGCCCACCGCGGCCTGGACAAGATCATGTTCACCGGCTCGACCGAGGCCGGACGCAAGATCGTCGCGTCCTCGGCCCAGAACCTGGCCCGGCTCACCCTCGAGCTCGGCGGCAACGACGCGGGCATCGTACTGCCCGGCACCGACGTCACGGGGATCGCGGAGAACCTGTTCTGGGGGTGCTTCATCAACACCGGCCAGACGTGTGCCGCGCTCAAGCGCCTCTACGTCCACGACTCCGTCTACGACGACGTGGTGGAGGCCCTCGCCGAGCTCGCCCGCGCACTGCCCATGGGGCCCGGCCTGCAGGACGGCAACGTCCTCGGCCCGCTGCAGAACCAGAGCCAGTTCGACATCGTCAAGGACCTGGTCGACGACGCCCGCGCGCGCGGCGCCCGCATTGTGGCCGGCGGAGAGCCCGCCCCCGAACTCGGGCCCCTCTTCTACAAGGCCACCGTCGTCGCCGACATCGAGGACGGCGCGCGCCTCGTGGACGAGGAGCAGTTCGGGCCGGCCATCCCCGTCATCAGGTACACCGACGTCGACGACGCCATCCGCCGCGCCAACGCCTCGGAGCAAGGACTCGGCGCGTCGGTCTGGTCCGACGACCTCGATGCCGCGGTCGCGGTCGCCAAGCTGGTCCAGGCCGGAACCGTGTGGATCAACCAGCACGGCACCCTCAACCCGGATGTGCCCTTCGGCGGGACCAAGCAGTCCGGCTACGGCCAGGAATTCGGCGTTGCCGGCCTCAAGGCCGTCGCTGCCCCCAAGGTCATCAGCCGCTGA
- a CDS encoding SDR family NAD(P)-dependent oxidoreductase: MAYAGSHVDGHVVVVTGGGTGIGAGIAARYAAEGAHVVILGRRPGPLEAVAAEIGAHPLVADADAGDPAAVEAALAAVLERYGRVDTLVCNAGGPGFTSVGETSDAGWAEALHSNLTTSFAIVRGFLPALIESAGRIVIVSSLSGLFAGPSMAGYVTAKHALIGLTKSLARDYGRHGMRVNAVCPGWVRTQMADEEMDELVQNTGLQTRQAAYDAVTADLPLRRPAAAAEIAAAVRFLGSDESSYMTGATLVVDGGAHIVDLPTLAFDKARAGQKGVTSAWN; encoded by the coding sequence ATGGCCTACGCCGGCTCCCACGTCGACGGGCACGTCGTCGTCGTCACCGGGGGCGGCACCGGGATAGGTGCCGGCATCGCCGCCCGCTACGCCGCAGAAGGCGCCCATGTCGTCATCCTCGGGCGCCGTCCGGGGCCTTTGGAGGCCGTGGCAGCCGAGATCGGCGCCCACCCTCTCGTCGCCGACGCCGACGCCGGCGACCCGGCAGCCGTGGAAGCGGCTCTCGCCGCCGTCCTCGAGCGGTACGGCCGCGTCGACACACTCGTCTGCAACGCAGGCGGCCCCGGCTTCACCTCAGTGGGCGAGACCAGCGACGCCGGCTGGGCCGAGGCGCTTCACTCCAACCTCACCACCTCGTTTGCCATCGTCCGCGGATTCCTCCCCGCGCTGATCGAATCGGCCGGCCGGATCGTGATCGTCTCATCGCTCTCCGGACTCTTCGCCGGCCCCTCGATGGCCGGCTACGTCACGGCCAAGCACGCCCTGATCGGGCTGACCAAGTCCCTCGCCCGCGACTACGGCAGGCACGGCATGCGCGTGAACGCCGTCTGCCCGGGATGGGTGCGTACGCAGATGGCCGACGAGGAAATGGACGAGCTCGTCCAGAACACCGGGCTTCAGACGCGGCAGGCCGCCTACGACGCCGTGACCGCCGACCTGCCGCTGCGGCGCCCGGCGGCGGCCGCCGAAATCGCCGCCGCCGTCCGCTTCCTCGGCTCTGACGAATCCTCCTACATGACCGGCGCCACCCTCGTCGTCGACGGCGGAGCCCACATCGTCGACCTGCCCACCCTGGCCTTCGACAAGGCCCGGGCGGGCCAGAAGGGAGTCACCTCCGCATGGAACTGA
- a CDS encoding SDR family NAD(P)-dependent oxidoreductase: protein MELNLDGRVALITGGASGIGLACVDAFVAEGARVTIIDRSSEGHGIAEAHRERGADVDFVQADLTDEGDVGRAVQRIVAARGQIDTVVGCAGVSGPVGARLEEIGASDWDQVMAVNVRGNFLVTKHTLPHLQASSVGTVVYLASDSAFVAYEGMAAYSASKGAVVMLTKAVTADYPSIRANALCPGIVDTPMSRADMGHREGFDGTGFPVIPARQIANHVLFLASPASAPINGTTLVSDFGYLARPALGSLDFAALG from the coding sequence ATGGAACTGAATCTGGACGGACGCGTGGCACTGATCACCGGTGGCGCCTCCGGCATCGGACTCGCCTGCGTGGACGCCTTCGTCGCCGAGGGCGCGCGTGTCACCATCATCGACCGCTCCTCCGAGGGCCACGGCATCGCCGAGGCCCATCGGGAACGCGGCGCTGACGTGGACTTCGTCCAGGCCGACCTCACTGACGAGGGCGACGTCGGACGCGCCGTCCAGCGCATCGTCGCCGCCCGCGGTCAGATCGACACCGTGGTCGGCTGCGCCGGAGTGTCAGGCCCCGTGGGGGCCCGCCTCGAGGAGATCGGCGCCAGCGACTGGGACCAGGTCATGGCGGTCAACGTCCGCGGCAACTTCCTGGTCACCAAGCACACCCTTCCGCACCTGCAGGCAAGCAGCGTCGGCACCGTCGTCTACCTCGCCTCCGACTCGGCCTTCGTCGCCTACGAGGGCATGGCTGCGTACAGCGCCTCGAAGGGTGCCGTCGTGATGCTGACCAAGGCCGTCACCGCCGACTACCCCTCCATCCGCGCCAATGCGCTGTGCCCGGGCATCGTCGACACCCCCATGTCGCGGGCCGACATGGGCCACCGCGAGGGCTTTGACGGAACAGGCTTTCCCGTCATCCCGGCCCGTCAGATCGCGAACCACGTCCTGTTCCTCGCCTCGCCCGCCAGCGCGCCGATCAACGGGACAACCCTTGTCTCCGACTTCGGCTACCTCGCCCGGCCCGCCCTCGGTTCCCTCGACTTCGCAGCCCTAGGGTAG
- a CDS encoding YciI family protein: MQYLVSVLNDSNELATPEEDAAIDAFNDKLQAEGHWVFAGGLGAPASATVIDSRNGEPVMTDGPFVETKEWIVGFWIMEAPDLGAALRLAAEGSKACNRRIEVRPFL; the protein is encoded by the coding sequence ATGCAGTACCTGGTGTCCGTCCTCAACGACAGCAACGAGCTCGCGACCCCCGAAGAGGACGCCGCGATCGACGCCTTCAACGACAAGCTGCAGGCCGAGGGCCACTGGGTCTTCGCCGGAGGCCTCGGCGCCCCCGCCTCCGCCACCGTCATCGACAGCCGCAACGGCGAGCCGGTCATGACCGACGGTCCCTTCGTGGAGACCAAGGAGTGGATCGTGGGCTTCTGGATCATGGAGGCCCCGGACCTGGGCGCCGCGCTCAGGCTCGCCGCCGAGGGCTCCAAGGCCTGCAACCGCAGGATCGAGGTCCGGCCGTTCCTGTGA
- a CDS encoding RNA polymerase sigma factor, whose protein sequence is MSAADAGEAGEALARTHRQEWVRVVASLARRFGDLDVAEEAAAEAFAVAVERWPHDGVPPNPGAWLTTTANRKAIDRIRRENRRDDKQQEALMLRDEAPPEPLGAVDDDRLRLIFTCCHPALAMEARVALTLRMVGGLTVPEIARAFLVQERAMARRITRAKAKIAQARIPYRVASAEDLPARVSGVLAVLFLVFNEGYLATGPYTDPLRPSLTAEAIRLARLVRDLLPDDGEAAGLLALMLLTEARRTARVADDGALVPLGEQDRSAWDTALIAEGHRLVRERLASGEAPGRYQLLAAVNAVHTSARRAGDTDWRQVVALYDQLVRLDPSPVVALNRAVAVAELDGPQVGLALMEPLGEALAGYRAYHAARAELLRRLGRSAEAHAAYDAAIGLPGNAAETAYLRRRRDGA, encoded by the coding sequence GTGAGCGCCGCCGACGCCGGGGAGGCGGGGGAGGCGCTCGCCCGGACCCACCGCCAGGAGTGGGTGCGGGTGGTCGCCTCGCTCGCACGGCGCTTCGGCGACCTCGACGTGGCCGAGGAGGCGGCGGCCGAGGCGTTCGCGGTCGCCGTCGAGCGGTGGCCCCACGACGGCGTGCCGCCCAACCCCGGTGCGTGGCTGACCACCACCGCGAACCGCAAGGCGATCGACCGGATCCGCCGCGAGAACAGGCGCGACGACAAGCAGCAGGAGGCCCTCATGCTGCGCGACGAGGCACCGCCGGAACCGCTCGGCGCGGTCGACGACGACCGGCTCCGGCTGATCTTCACCTGCTGCCACCCTGCCCTGGCGATGGAGGCCCGGGTGGCGCTGACCCTGCGGATGGTCGGCGGGCTGACCGTGCCGGAAATCGCCCGCGCGTTCCTCGTACAGGAGCGCGCCATGGCGCGGCGCATCACCCGCGCGAAGGCGAAGATCGCGCAGGCCCGCATCCCGTACCGCGTGGCGTCCGCCGAGGACCTCCCGGCCCGCGTCTCGGGCGTGCTCGCGGTCCTGTTCCTCGTGTTCAACGAGGGCTACCTGGCGACCGGACCGTATACCGACCCCCTCCGGCCGTCCCTGACGGCCGAGGCGATCCGGCTCGCCCGCCTGGTGCGGGACCTCCTCCCGGACGACGGCGAGGCGGCCGGCCTGCTTGCGCTCATGCTGCTGACCGAGGCGCGGCGCACGGCCCGGGTTGCGGACGACGGCGCACTGGTCCCCTTGGGCGAGCAGGACCGTTCGGCCTGGGACACCGCGCTCATCGCCGAGGGCCACCGTCTGGTGCGCGAGCGCCTGGCCTCCGGCGAGGCGCCCGGGCGGTACCAGCTCCTCGCGGCCGTCAACGCCGTCCACACCTCCGCCCGCCGAGCAGGGGACACCGACTGGCGGCAGGTCGTGGCCCTCTACGACCAGCTCGTCCGCCTCGACCCCTCGCCCGTGGTCGCGCTCAACCGGGCCGTGGCGGTGGCCGAACTCGACGGCCCCCAGGTCGGGCTGGCGCTGATGGAGCCGCTGGGGGAGGCCCTGGCCGGGTACCGGGCGTACCACGCCGCCCGCGCCGAGCTGCTGCGCCGCCTCGGCCGCAGTGCGGAGGCCCACGCGGCGTATGACGCTGCGATCGGGCTGCCGGGCAACGCCGCCGAGACTGCGTATCTGAGACGCCGCAGGGACGGGGCCTGA
- a CDS encoding flavodoxin domain-containing protein, with amino-acid sequence MSKVLVVYSTHEGQTAKIAHFIAEILRGHGLEVTVSDLKDPAEPVPSGYDGVMVGGSVHGGKHDKRVVDYVRKNLDALAGAPSAFFSVSLAAAGHDIEEAEGHVERFEEQTGWRPGRIGLFGGGLPYTHLNFVMRYMMKKIVQSKPGDLGTDVSRDYVYTEWDGVRQFAEDFAAGLEKAAR; translated from the coding sequence ATGAGCAAGGTTCTCGTCGTCTACAGCACGCACGAAGGCCAGACCGCGAAGATCGCGCACTTCATCGCCGAGATCCTGCGCGGCCACGGCCTCGAGGTCACCGTCTCGGACCTCAAGGACCCGGCCGAACCCGTTCCGTCCGGCTACGACGGCGTGATGGTCGGCGGCTCGGTCCACGGCGGCAAGCACGACAAGCGCGTCGTCGACTACGTCCGCAAGAACCTCGACGCGCTGGCGGGAGCGCCCTCGGCCTTCTTCTCAGTGAGCCTGGCCGCCGCGGGGCACGACATCGAGGAGGCGGAGGGCCACGTCGAGCGGTTCGAGGAGCAGACCGGGTGGCGGCCGGGCAGAATCGGCCTCTTCGGCGGCGGCCTGCCCTACACGCACCTCAACTTCGTCATGCGGTACATGATGAAGAAGATCGTCCAGAGCAAGCCCGGGGACCTCGGCACAGACGTCTCCCGCGACTACGTCTACACCGAGTGGGACGGCGTCCGGCAGTTCGCCGAGGACTTCGCCGCCGGGCTGGAGAAGGCCGCCCGGTAA